Proteins encoded together in one Methanobrevibacter sp. window:
- a CDS encoding winged helix-turn-helix transcriptional regulator encodes MKAFKKRGALTHFQILSEISKQDPHLKQKDLANTLGITIQAVSENIKTLIEQGYITSKDGRSPYKITQSGIDKVKKDAISLRKYSDSVLETMNHYKTIWPAIAKEDLKKDELVGLFMEDGVLYAHKKEENATGIVLEDAEENMDVALSNLTGLIDMTVGEVTVINVPTIKDGGSKACDLDLIKNVYDNGTNTGEAIDKVAVAGTVSRAVVKKLGLPLDIEYAAPQATANAARKGLNVLAICVGDMSKAFTRELENEKIKYNIIDGGK; translated from the coding sequence ATGAAAGCATTTAAAAAAAGAGGTGCGCTTACACATTTTCAAATATTGAGTGAAATATCAAAACAAGACCCTCACCTCAAACAAAAAGATTTGGCTAATACTTTGGGAATTACAATACAGGCTGTTTCAGAAAACATTAAAACTTTAATTGAACAGGGATACATCACATCCAAGGATGGCAGGTCCCCTTATAAAATAACTCAATCAGGCATCGACAAAGTTAAAAAAGATGCTATAAGCTTAAGGAAATATTCAGATTCTGTTTTGGAAACCATGAACCACTATAAAACAATCTGGCCGGCAATTGCCAAAGAAGACCTTAAAAAAGATGAACTTGTTGGTCTTTTTATGGAAGATGGAGTCTTATATGCTCATAAAAAAGAAGAAAATGCAACAGGCATAGTCTTGGAAGATGCTGAAGAAAATATGGATGTTGCCTTAAGCAATCTTACAGGACTTATAGACATGACCGTGGGCGAAGTCACCGTCATTAATGTGCCAACAATCAAAGATGGCGGATCCAAAGCATGCGATTTAGACCTGATTAAAAACGTTTATGATAACGGAACCAACACCGGCGAAGCAATAGATAAGGTTGCCGTTGCAGGAACCGTTTCCCGTGCAGTGGTTAAAAAACTGGGTTTGCCTTTGGATATTGAATATGCCGCACCCCAAGCAACTGCAAATGCAGCACGCAAAGGATTGAATGTGCTTGCAATCTGCGTTGGGGA